The genomic interval CATTGTAGAAATCATCGCACGTATCATCTGAAGGAAGCGGGTACATTTGATGCGATCAAGAAAATTAATTGACACACGTTGTTAAATGACACTTGTAACTGTAAAGGTGATATTAGTAATTTGTTTTGTAGAAGAGTTTGCATAAATTATCTGAAGGAAGCTGGTATATTCACAATCTGGTAAATATTCTCTAGATAATAATCACTTATGCTGTTTGTCAGTGGAGCAGTTCTGCTGTATTGCCTTCACCATGAATAGGGTTGTAGGGGCAAGTTTTCCATTAGCCCCCCGAGATGTATGGACTCAAGAAACTAAAAAGGTTAAGTGAAAAGAGTCGAAAGACTATTAAGTCCTTGTCTTGAAGCAACCAGTAAGTGCTAAAATATATTGCACCATATGAGGTTATAAATAAGACTATATCTTGATCATTCTTCACTCATCTTTAAGCACATCCCTAAAAATCTGCATAACAGGcataattatagttatttttttatgttaatgttcAGGGTTTTTCTAAAGAATTGTAAACAAAATGTTAATTTTCAGGTTCATGCCTGTCATATACTATTATCTTTGTTATCTTTGAGCATGATGGAGTTCTGAATACATTGTTGAATGTGCAGTTTTTGGACCTATGGAAATGTTAGGAGGATTGCACACTCACTCTTCCCAAATCTGAAAACCAGCTGCTTTGCAGTAAATAGTGGGGAGGGATATAATATCCTTTGCACCTATTATTCGCTAAGCAGAAAAATCTCCCAGCATAGATTTTCTTTTAGAGTACCTTCTCCTTTTGCATTatataaagcaaaaaataaGATCTTCTTACACAGTAGTGATTACATAAACTTCTATGGCCTTCCAATGAGTAAGACAATCTCTCACCAGCTGCGAATTGCTTGGAGAAGGTTTTCCTCTGCATGTTCCAACAATGGGCCAGCTTTACCACCGATAAGTCTGATTGCATGTGCAGTGAGCCTGGCTTTGACCCGATCAAATCTAGTTGCCCCTGGTGTTATTGCTATCATAATTGGAGAGCTTGTTTGGACACGACAAACATGGGCAGAGGCAGAATACTTGCCAACAAGGGATACCTTGTATATGCATGCTGAAGATGGACGTGTTTATCTGACCTCATTTGTATATTCAGTACTGGAGGGTTTTATCTTGTTTCTCAGAGCTATATACTTAGCAATTTTGTTCTCACCCTGCATAACTATGGCTCCTTTTGTGGATTCCCTTGGTGTTGAGTTTAGGAAAAGATGGCTCCACATTGTCCATCTTACACTAGAAAAAGCAGGCCCAGCATTTATAAAATGGGGTCAATGGGCTGCAACAAGACCCGATCTCTTCCCCAGAGATTTGTGTAAACTTGCAAAACTTCATGCCAATGCACCAGCACATAGTTTTTCATTCACCAAAAGAACCATTGAAAGGGCATTTCGTTGAAGGCTGTCCGAaatctttgaaaattttgatgagAAACCTGTGGCATCAGGAAGTGTTGCTCAAGTTCATCAAGCTACACTGAAATACAGATATCCCGGTCAGAAGATCAAACCTATTGTTGTTGCTGTAAAGGTTCGACATCCAGGTGTTGGCGAAGCAATTAGAAGGGattttatgataattaattTCGTGGCAAAAATTTCTAGGTTTATCCCTACTTTGAAATGGTTGAAATTGGATGAAAGCGTACAGCAATTTGGTGTTTTTATGATATCTCAGGTTGATCTTTCAAGGGAAGCTGCTCACCTGAGTCGCTTTATTTATAATTTCCGAAGATGGAAGGATGTCTCATTTCCAAAGCCTCTATACCCCCTGGTGCACCCATCTGTTTTAGTGGAAACCTATGAACAAGGTGAAAGTGTTCTGCATTATGTTGAAGAGCTTGAAGGACATGAACAGATTAAAAGTGCCCTTGCTCAAATTGGAACTCAAGCACTTCTAAAGATGCTTTTGGTATCGTATATTATTtgcaactcttttttttcccttttctttcatACCTCTCCCGGTAACTCATGGTTCTAAATGTTTTAGTTGATTTAGTGGTTCTATTTGTATTCTGCATTTGTCCTGGAAActttaaagatttttaaatgaaaatcttTCCATGAGTTCACCCTAGAACCCATGATGATAGGATACAGCTGTAGTAGCTGCATGAATACCTGTGCAAGTGAATGATAAAAAGCATGCGATTCATTATTGGGAACTTAGTTCATTCAAGCCATGAATGAGAGAGTCGTGAGTAAGGGAACCTTATTTCCTCACTTCAACACTTGTATCATGTACCATCCTCCTTTAGATGGAATTTTCACCCATCAAGATTATAACTGTCTTGAAATGTAGTTGGCGTTGCCAATTATAAATTCTCTTTATGAAATTAGATGTGATTTATTATTGGGAACTTAGTTCATTCAAGCCGTGCATGAGAGTCGTGAATGAGGGAACCTTATTTTGGCACTTCAACTCTTGAATCATGTACCATCCTCCTTTAGATGGAATTGTCAGCCATCAAGATTGTAACTGTCTTGAAATGTAGCTGGCGATGCCAATTATAAATTCTCTTTATGAAATTAGATGTCGCGTGAGTGAGGTAGTTGAGTGTATTATgctgagaaattattttctacttCAGGTAGACAATTTTATCCATGCGGACATGCATCCTGGAAATATTCTTGTCCGAGTAACGCATAGCAAACCATCACATAAGCAGATCTTTAGATCAAAGCCTCTAGTCATTCTCCTTGATGTAGGCTTGACTGCTGAACTTTCAAAGAAGGATCGAGTGAATCTACTGGATTTCTTCAAGGCTGTAGCACTTCAAGATGGTCGGACTGCTGCCGAGTGTACACTTAGATTGTCTAAACAACAAAACTGCCCAAATCCAAGGGCTTTCATTGAGGTAATGCATCTGTTACATAGCTTTTGGGTGGAAGTAACTTTTAGttcctaaaaaaagaaaaaataaaaaactggaAGCTTATTTCTGGTCAATGcaagaatctttttttttagctaTAAATAAGGATTGTATTAATGAGAACTAGGCATAGCCGGTTAATGCAAGCATCTTGCAAACAATTATCACTTGCTAGCCCAAAtcattatcatttctttttaaagttATATGGGTGATTTGGGTTTTATGATCTATAATGCATCACATTTTCATAGACTTCCCAACTTCTTGAATTCTTTCTCATACATTAAATATAAGGAAAATTTGAGTGCAGTCATTGCTGCACTAATAATGAGTTGTGGCACCCCTGTATCATGGATGTTAGTTCCTTTGCTTCACAAGCTTGGGTGTACCGATGTTTTAATAGTCAACTATAATGACTGGTTTCTTGGGATGTCCAAGAAGGCAGGGCAACTTTTATTACTTATAGAAACCATGCAATTTGATCCTTTTGACTCTATCATTGAGAGTTTCAAGGCTGTTAATTTTGTAATACTTCTAGGTGTTAGTTCAAATTCACCTTGAAAATAAGCTTCTACTCCTTGTTGTTGCCATAATTACTATAATATCAGTAAAAAATTTAAGAGGTTGTGGTGGTTTGACAGGAAGCGGAGAAGTCTTTCGATTTCTGGCGCACCCATGTTGTCCACCCTGCGGATTGCATGCAGCAATTGCTGGAGCAAGTTAGGCGTCATAAGGTGAACATCGATGCGGATATTTGTACTGTGATGGTAACCACTTTGGTGCTTGAGGTACTTTCTGCCTCTTTTCTGTGCGCCCTCATGTTATATACTCttgtttttgaaatataaagttGACAGATTTGGTAAACCCCTTCACCCGTCCTTTATAGCCCGACTTCTTAAATGCAAACTCAAAGACATGCTTCCTCGAATGTTTTCCTTTCTGCCTTGGCGGCAAGGAAAATGCCATAGGCTACTATCAGATCAAGATGCCTGAAATaacattttcaatttattttttttatttttttgtaactcaTCATGCGGTAATTAAATCTGATTATGTTGCATTTACTGAATCGTTCCGGCAGGGATGGCAGCGGAAGCTTGATCCGGATTATGATGTGCTACAAGCTTTGCATTCATTACTATTTAGAGTTGACTTGGCAGACTCTCTCTTCGACACCATTGAAAAACTCATGGGCCCCTAAAAGGAGCTCTACCTCTTTaacttgcaattttttttttaatctttttgcgTCAGAAAATATTGGCCCCGACTTGtacaaaaagtttaaaaaataaaagtaaacatACCATAATAGCACTATCAATTCTGCTGCTTATCATGGGATCATATCagtcataaaataaaataaaatacaaataagttTTTATTAGCACTAAGCCTGGTCTGGGTATCGAGATATTCTCAAACTTCtcgtaattttattttcaaatatcacttcaatataaatattttttaatttcaaatttttaattttttttttatctaatcattatctaaatatgaaatctaatataattttttcaaacttctaaataaaatattaaaaaatattattaattttcttaaattttaaaataaaaattataacaaataattttttaattttaaaatatttttattataattttttcaatcctTACTCATAACCCTACGACATTGTCCAAACGAGCCTACGTTGACTATTTCACCTTCCGATTCAGGACTCATCAATGCTCATTTCCTTtagttttgtttcaaaatttgttttgaGTGACTTCCACCAAGAAGAAAGACATGGTTTCGAGGTCGGATTTAGCGCCTAAGCAATTGTATAACGACAAACACAAGAGCTTTCCATCAATATAGTCAGATAATGACCACAGAAAACTGTGTTCCTTCCCTCTTATCATTCCCAAATGACTTGAGCGAGAGAGGCCACGAGGAACAACTTGGATATGTAGAGCTTTCTCTTGCTCACCCAGAACCCTGTTGTCTTTGCAGCTCAATCGTCTGCAGAACTTGCTCAGAAGTTTCTTCTCCTCAAACACGCACAAAACACAAGGACAAATTCGTACACACGGACGGACACATTTATCTCTGTTGTTAATGGGTTCATTGATGCGTTGAGTTCAACAAGGACCACCGAATTCTATGTCAATTTTTTTGGGTCTATTTAGTTCTGTCAAcccttcccaaaaaaaaaaaaaactaacaaactaAGAAGCAAGAAGGCCTCGCTAACAATAAACATAAGCAATTTAGTTATACTCAAAAGAACAGAGATTTTAGTGCTTTAGGTATTTATGATTCAATTTTGGACATTTCATTGTAGCTAACAATGATGGAATTGACAAATGAACACGGGGCGACTCAGGAAACTATTGAAGGTGGAGTTTTGTTTAAGCCCACCAGGGGTTCTCGCCTGTTCTGAAATCGGTTTCAACCCACGGAACAAATAATACCTTCCCATCATCAATGTCTGCATGTGCCAGAGCCAACGACTGTTCCAAATAAAGAGTATAAGGTCAATTAAcacagagatagagagagagacggaaCATATGAAAGGGATTCTTAGTCACTTTGTGACATACCAGAGGAGCAGGTCCCCTAACAACTTTGCCTTGGTAGTTGTATTGGGAACCGTGGCAAGGGCAGATGAACTTGTTTTCAGCAGCATTCCATGGCACCACACAACCTAGATGTGTGCAGACTGCGTTAATGCCATAGGTTGCCAGACTCCTATCACTTTCCACAACAAGGTAGGTTGGGTCTCCCTGCAATTTCGAATTTCTAAGACATCACTTATAAGTGttgaaaaattcataaaatgtaTTGGGTAGGCAAAGAGCACCAAGAAATTTGTTCTTGAAAAAGGAGAAATGGACTATTTGGACTAGAAGAATAGATTTGAATGTGCTGGCTATATAAGTTAGATATATGGTCATGGATTATGAAGCGGTATTACAACGGCTAATTTGTCATTAGTTTGCAGAGCTTATATTGCTTAGAGAATATATGGATATCCTAAGGAAATATAGGATACGTACCTTCAACCCTTGGGTTAGGGTTCTGTCACCAGGCCCATGGCTCTTAAGCCAATCAGATGCAATGACATCATTTCCAAGAGCATCCTTTGCTATGGTACCGCCACCGGCGCCACCCGTCCTGTTCAGTTTCCCATGCTTAAggtaaaaaatcaaaacaaaggaATTGCAGAAATCATAATTTGGCGTTGAAGTCCTATAATGGAGTTCAAGATTTGGATTGAAATAGGTTTGGCACTGTGGAACATACCATTTTCAAGGtgattcaagaatatatatatatatatacacacaacaaCACTTCAATATGAAAGCTGAACggtatgttttgtttataaagtttcttaaatattttggaagagtaaaaattataactagTAAACTTATCTAtctttattcaactcatctcatctcatttaattattataatttttttaaatttttacataaaataaaataaacaattcgatattttcaaatctcaaaataaatataacattaaaaaaatattttatcaatattttatttaatttttaactttaatttcaatttatctaaTCTGCAAAATCCAACGATTCCTTAAATTTATTAGGGCTGGACATTAAAATAAGAAGGAAAACTGAACTCACCCTGGTGGGACGAAAAAGGAAGCGTAAGGAACCAACATGCCAGCCGTGGGAAGAGAAAGAGCCCCTAACAAAAGCAGATTCATGAGCTCCCTCTTGCCCATGTCAGGTACGCGGTCGGCTGGAATGCTGGTGGCCTGGCAAGTAATTTTCACACCCGTTTCCTTCCTCGCCAACTGGGTTCTTGCGGGCTTCACCATCAAAGCTTGGGATGAAGAAAACAATCCATTCTTACTTGAACACAGCTGAAAACAAACATGAGCAACTTTGAGCTTTGATTTTCAGACATCATATCGATGTTTTGAGTTTTCAGCCAAGTCGCTGCACTAATTGGTTGCAGGAGTCGTAAAGTCATTGAAGAGGATGCAATTTAGACTGTATATGAAGAATCGAGTACTTACCTGAGAAGTGGTTGAAGGGGAAAGAGTCGAGGCAGCCATGGAAGAGAATTTGAGAGAGGAGAGATGGGGGTGGGAGATGTACTAGATATGTGGAGGAGAGGTATGTAATATTAGTTTCTAGATAAGGCATAAAATTCGACTGACGGAGAAAGACGGTCTCATAGAGCCACATGTTGCAGATATGCAACGTTGGTGTTTAGAAGTCCTATCTCCTTTATGAAGCTTGTTGAACTACCTAAATAAATGAGCAAGTCCGTTTAAAATTATGATTgatttgcttagaaaaaaaaaaaaaagattgattttataCTTTTCGTCTGACGAGtaagattaattaaaaaaaatgatgctaGTTTGTATATGAAGGATATAATTTCCCCAAGATCGACTTATTTTATGCGAgtccaagaaaaaataaaatcaccctTTCtcaagttatttatttatttttaaaaaatgaacaaacgttatcaaaaaaatgaaatgacatgAGACAGGACCGTAGTACTTTGTTAGTTAAAACGAAGTTTACCATAGCGTTAATGTATTTGAACCTCCTTGATTATTTAGTGCGAATACATTTATGcattgattttatttctaattttcttgaaCCTTTTTTTATTCCGTTCACTTTTGTGATATGTAATCAGATTTCTTGATCTCTTCCTTTACATTTGTTCAAATTGAGGCATTTAGGCCAAAATCCAGGGACCCATGGGCTTTGGCAGTATGCAACACAAAAATCTGCTCGCTGATTGCTCCAACAATACAAATACAGAGAAACAAGCAATCTCGATGCATAGCAGAAacataatacaaatacaaaaacaGGCAAAttgttgtttcaatttttttatgtgaaaaagGGGGAATATGGGAATTTcataatgtttaatttttttttaataattgatcatAATTAatgtctattaaaaaaaagtcctCTATATCCGCAAATGCTCTACAACCCAAAAACAGAGTTTGGTGATGGTCCAGATTCTATGAGACTTCATGGTACCTATTTTCTGTGGATTGGAATTTCCTAATCTGCCAGATGTCACTCAACTGTTAAGCCTCTCAAAGAAATATAGATACCCCATATCTTTTGGGGGATTCACGGAGGCACCGACTTTGTCATCATTGTAAATAACCCATCTACCTTCTTTAAAGATGTGAGCGACATAGTGACCACATTGAGTGGAGGTTCCGATGTGGCTAACTATTCCAATCAGTCTATACCCTGTGGAATTCAGACATTTTAATCAAATGTTGTCAAAAGCGAAATAACTAGAGGGAAGTAATAGCAGGCAAGCCACACGAAAACATACTCAAGGAAACACAAGTATGAGGCagtataacattaaaaaaataaataaacttataaagaaGGAACTCACTCCCTCCTCCATCAGGCAGTCCAGCACCAGTGGGCGTAGGTGCAGTGTTTGATGTGGTAGCATCCAGATCCAATGAAGCAGAAGGTTCAGGATTGCTAAAAATCCAATCTGTTGCTTTCTCGATGTCACCaccctgaaaatagaaaagggcATTGCAACCCAAAATCAGATAGAAAGTTTCCAGTATTTAGAAACCTAATAGTTATATGTGTAACCCCAGTTCTGAAAAGAATTGAGAAGCAACTAAATACTTACTGAAACCTTCAGTGCTTTTCTAGCAATTTCTTCTTGAAAACCAAATGAAATCAAAGTATCAACTTTTGATTGGTCAAGGCTCAAAGCCTCAGCACCTTCTACCTCTTGGGAAATAGGAACATCGATATCTGGTAAAGCAAAAGTGCATAAACGTCATTTGGTGTCAACACAATAGAACTCAAACAATTTAGGTAACAGCTCTCAAAAGCTGTATTGAGCTAAAAGTTAATGTTTTCCTTGGTGAAGTTTACTTTTCTACAAGATAACACTGTTTCAAATACCTGGATCATCCATGTGAGAAAGTAACCAATTCATTGCCTCTTCAACACCAGTGTTTGAGGTCCTTACGGCAGCTTTCTCACAATGAAGATGGTTGAATCCCATTGAGACAAGCTGAGAAACAATATCCTCATCTGGCAAGGGCTTATTTGTTTCCATGTCACCCTCTGGAACTGtgttgtaaataaaaaaatgccaaGAAAAATACCATATCAATTGCCAATGCAAACATACCAAAGCAAACGATATTTAAGTCTCAAAAGTCTTGAggatttttataattctaattaagACATGCCAAACGAGCAAGCCAATGCAGTTGGATGGGGCAATTACACATGGTCATCCGCCTATTCCTCtctcaacaaaaattaaaataccaaCTCCAACCCCAGTCAACCGCAGAGAACACGCTCATTCTTCAGCCATAgagactataaaaaaaactactgAAATGGGGTTTACCTGCAGCTACCAActtaaaaagacaaacaaaaccaaaatatgCATCCTACTAATTACAACTTTAGCATCTAATAAGTTCAACCACGAACATGAAAAGAAGTCGAAGTCTGGTTTGAAGGATGTCAAGAACTATATCCTGAAGCAAGTTTGgactatgtgtgtgtgtgcgcgcgcgcacgAGCGCATGCCCTTTAACAACAGAAAAGACAGGGACTGGGAGCAGGGTaagggggaaagagagagacataGTATATGTACAGAGATTCTATAAGTGTGTGATTGTTAATTGCGAGAAAATATTGAAGTAGACATAAATATGCAGGCATAATTTACAGTTCAAAGGTGGTGCTGGGAAGGGAGGATAGAATGCAGTGGgtgtcaatggacagctttgctgtccattaatcattcttctttccttctattcttctttccttaaACCTCAAGGGGTTGGCCctagtggtgaaggccttggtcttagAGTATCACTTCCTTCAAGGTCCAATGTTCAACACCTcataggtgcaaacaatcttttggAGCCACACctcctggtgaaaagccagcgatttaactagttccgtgtagggaaacttccgagggtgcggtgcatgGGATCGGAACCGGGGTACAGTTAGCATATTGacagaatatatagtttccATATAAGACTAGAATGCTAGAATTACTTGGCAATTAGTTTCTTTCCATGCATGGCCCTCTTGTaaagttcatatataatatacagatcactCAAAGGTCAATTCATTCGGCTATTCACACAATACTTTGACTtaatttgacatggtatcaagagttgcttgaatttttttctctcgGTTTGGTTGTCGACCGcgtgaattttttttctcttctcggTTTTCATGTGTCGGGGTCTTCCAGATTATTCTCGGTGACCCAACATGATCTACTTCTTGTTTCCTGTGAAAGCTCTCTTGTTTTtcggtcttttttttttttgggttggtgTTATCGGCGTTGTCTATTCCAAGTTTGAGTTTTTCGGCAGTCTCTGTTCAAGTCTCGGCAGCAGTACTCTTTTGGTGGGACTCTCGACACATCTGTTCCTGGTTTGCATAGTTTTGCGGCAGCTTCTGTTTCCATCTTGGCAGCCACATCCTTCTAGTGGGCATCTCGGCACTTTGTACCTTCGTTTTATTGCAGATGCAGCTTGTCCTTTTTggtcatttttctttctcttggtaattttggcattttttttgtcttggtAATTTTTTTGGCCATTTTATCTGTGGTAATTTCGGCACTTTTGTGTGGGTATCTCTCGGTTTATCTTTGATTTGCTTTATGtcggaatttatttatttgcaatgGACCAAGCACCTATGTGTGTCAAGTTTACAGGCACAAACTACTCTATTTGGGCATTTCAGTTTGAACTTTTCCTCAAGGAAAAAGATCTTTGGGGTCATATTGATGGCACGGATGTCACCCAAACATCCACTACTGACAAATCCAAGAATTTCGGGGCTTCCCCTTCATGGGTTGTACTTGACGCTCGGATTATGTCTTGGCTTCTTGGATTGGTAGAGCCACATATTGTTATCAACTTGCGGGCTCATCGTTCCGCTCAATCCATGTGGAATTACTTGAAGAAGGATTATCATCAAGCTAATGATGCTTGTCGCTTTCAGTTAGAACATGCGATTGTCATGTTTCAACATGGTAGTCTTTCCATCGAAGACTATTAATTGGCATTTCTGACTCCTTTGCATGAATATACTGATTTGGTTACAACGGATGTTCCTGTTGCCACTCTTTTGACTATTTAGACTCTTCACGAGACTAGCCAGCGTGATAAGTTCCTTATGAAACTACACCCGGAATATGAATCTGTTCGCTCCTCTCTACTGAACAGATCTCCTGTTCCTTCTCTTGATATTTGTCTTGGTGAGTTACTTCGCAAAGAACGTCTTACTACTCAAGCTATtctggagcaatctcatggTAGTTCCGAGACTGCCACTGTGGCTTATGCTGTCCAAGGACGAGAATCACCTATAAGGAATATGGGCATATTGTTGCCAATTGTTCTAGAAATATTGCTCTTCTTGCAAGAAGGGTCACATTATCAAAGAATGTCATATCCGCCCCCAGAATCGTCAGGCCTAAGCATTTCAGACTTCTGTTATTGTCCCTCCCGTGGCAACTTCTGTAGCACATGGCTCTTCCTCAGGTGCTTCCTTTGATCTTGCACCTCCTGCAGCAAATTACTGCACACCAGAAATGGTGCAATAGATGCTAATTTCGGCATTATCTGCAATGGTGTTCCAAGGTAACAATTCTACTAAACTCTGGTACGTAGACTCAGGTGCCTCTAATCACATGACGAATACTCCTACCGCTGTGTCATGTTAGGCCCTATGCTGGTAAATCTGCCATTCAGATTGCCAATGGCAGTTTTTTGCCAATAGTTGATGTCAGAGATGCCTCTTCTAAATTTATTGATGTGTTTCTTGCTCCTCAGCTTTTCACGAATCTTATTTATGTTGGTCAATTAAGTGATAATTGTGCTGTTAATTTTTCTGgtgatggttgtgttgtgcaggaCCAGATAACGGGAGAGCCTATCGCGAAGGGATCTAAAGTGGGGCGcttgtttccactatttttacTTGTTCCAGCACCTCCTTCAGTTTCTTATATTACAtcttttgcttataataatgtTCCCAATCTGAGTATGGTGTGGCATCGTCGTTTAGGCCATCCCAATACTTAGATCTTATCTCATGTATTGCACTCTAATTTTCTTGATAATAAATAACCTTCTTCTTTATCTCTTGAGTGTGATTCTTGCAAACTTAGCAAAATCAAAACTCTTCACTTTCCTTTGCATGCTAGTAGAGCTTCTCACTGCTTTGATCTTATCCATAGTGATGTTTTGGGACCTTCCCCGGTTAGTacacatgaaaaatttaaatgctATGTGACTTTCATTGATAATCATAGCAGATTcacttgggtttattttcttcgCTCTAAATCTGAGGTTTTTCATACTTTCACCGAGTTTTTTAGTATATGCTGACAATCAATTTGCTGCGACTATTAAGACATTAAGCACAGATtttggtggtgaatatttgtctaCTGAGTTTCAAGCATTCTTAGCTTCTAAAGATATTATTCATCAATGTTCATGTCCTGCTACTCCCCAACAGAATGGAGTAGCCGAACGCAAAAATCATcttcttgatgtggtacgtaCTCTCTTGTTAGAATCCTCTGTTCCATCCATGTTTCGGGTCGAGACTCTGAAAACTGCTACTCACTTGATTAATCATTTACCTTCCCAAGTCTTACACATGGAGTCTCCCTATTTCTGCTTGTTTACTAAACAACCTAGTTATGATAATCTCTGTATCTTTGGTTAATCTATTAGATGTGCATTATTGGGATATAATGTGTCAAAAGGGATTTGTTTGCTACGATCATACTTTAAATCGTACACGCAtttctaaaaatgttattttctttgaaaatcaacatttctttcaTGTACTTTGTGCCCTCTTCTTCTACTGTGGTCCTCCCCTCTTTTGAGCAGCAGTTCTCAAATCTTCATCAAGTCAGCTCTCGTTTTGAACCAGGTATTGTGTATACGAGACGCTTCCACCCACAATCTCTTCCGGTGGCTCACTCGATATTTGATCCTACCATTCTCCAAACCCAGTCAGTTGTAGCACCTCCAGAGCCTTTGGTACGTCGCTCTCCTCAAGTGTCTGTACCTCCTAATAGGTATGGGTTTTCTTATGGCCACTCTATTTCAGCTCTTACTGCTGCAttgtccaattttgatattctcACATGCTACTCACATGCTGTCAAGCATGAATGTTGGCGACAAGCCATGCAAGAAGAAAAAACGCCGCCCTAGAGGCTAATCATACCTGGGAATTGGAGTCCATTATTCATCTGGGTTGCAAATAAGTTTATTCAGTCAAGGTCTGTTTTTATGAGAGTTTAAATCGATACAAAGCTCAACTGGTTGCACTTGCgaataattaagaatatggtGTCAATTATGAAGAAACATTTGCA from Juglans regia cultivar Chandler chromosome 2, Walnut 2.0, whole genome shotgun sequence carries:
- the LOC109014063 gene encoding cytochrome b6-f complex iron-sulfur subunit 1, chloroplastic-like gives rise to the protein MAASTLSPSTTSQLCSSKNGLFSSSQALMVKPARTQLARKETGVKITCQATSIPADRVPDMGKRELMNLLLLGALSLPTAGMLVPYASFFVPPGTGGAGGGTIAKDALGNDVIASDWLKSHGPGDRTLTQGLKGDPTYLVVESDRSLATYGINAVCTHLGCVVPWNAAENKFICPCHGSQYNYQGKVVRGPAPLSLALAHADIDDGKVLFVPWVETDFRTGENPWWA